TGACGCCGCGCTGGAAGACATTCGTTCGGGGCAAACCCTGCCGGTGCCGGAACACCTGCGCGACGCGCACTACGCGGGCGCAGAGAGGCTCGGACACGGGAAAGGTTACCATTACGCACACGATTTCCCCGGACACTTCGTGGTGCAGGATCATCTCGGGGCCGCCAAAAAATATTACGAGCCGTCCGACCAGGGCGTGGAAAAGAAAATCAAAGAGCGGGTTGAAAAATGGCGGGCACTGGTCGCAAAGGAGCAGGCCCGGCAGCCGCCCCCCGATCAGCAACCGCCTGAGCCCCGCGAACTCGAACGGGAATGAGCGAAACCATCGCGAAGCAAAAAGCCGAGCTGCGTCAACGGATGAGGGGCGAATTGAAACGGCTGTCACCTGCGGTTCGGCTCGCCGGATCAGGCCAGGTTTGCTCGCGGCTTCAGGCGCAGCCGATCTGGCGGGAGGCCCGCTCCGTACTGCTATTCGCACCGCTGCCGGACGAAGTTGATGTCGCGCCGCTGTTCAAGCTCGCCCTTGTCGCAGGAAAAAAGCTTGCGCTTCCCCGGTTTGAACACCGCGGCCAATCCTATGTTGCGAGCCGCGTGGTGAATCCGACCGAAGACTTGCGGCCGGGACGTTTTGGAATCTCAGAGCCGGCGGAGACCTGTGCCGGGGTGCCATTAAACGAACTGGACTTTCTTGTCGTGCCCGGGGTAGCATTCACTTTGGATGGGCGCCGGCTTGGAAGGGGAAAGGCGTTTTATGACCGGCTGCTGGCTTCCGCTCGCGGCATCACGTGCGGAGTGGCGTTTGATGAACAAATCGTGGACGCCATTCCGACGGAGCCCCATGACATTCGTTTGGACCTTATTTTGACGCCGTCGCTCTGGCACCGGACGGGCTGGCGCGCGGTCTGGAAATGATTTTGGCGGCACAATTTGTCTGGCAAGGCGCTTTGCTGGCCCTCGCGGGTTTTCTGCTTGGCTACTTGGTTTTTATTTGGAAACAGCGCAAACTCCAGACAGCGCGGGCGGAAGAGGAAAAGTCGCTTTTGGGCAGCGCGCAAAGGGAAGCCGAGGCCATTTTGCGCGAAGCGCGTCTCGCCGCC
This window of the Candidatus Angelobacter sp. genome carries:
- a CDS encoding 5-formyltetrahydrofolate cyclo-ligase, encoding MSETIAKQKAELRQRMRGELKRLSPAVRLAGSGQVCSRLQAQPIWREARSVLLFAPLPDEVDVAPLFKLALVAGKKLALPRFEHRGQSYVASRVVNPTEDLRPGRFGISEPAETCAGVPLNELDFLVVPGVAFTLDGRRLGRGKAFYDRLLASARGITCGVAFDEQIVDAIPTEPHDIRLDLILTPSLWHRTGWRAVWK